The Desulfonatronum sp. SC1 DNA segment GATGATCGATGAGGACTCCCTTCAATCCGCTGGGCGCACTTGCAGACCTTGCATTTACCGGAGCACTTGCACCCGGAAGCCGGCTTGGTCTGGAGCACCCGTTGACCTTCCATGGCGACCTGAGCGCCGTTCTTCCCCTTGAAGTAGATCCTCGTACTCACATCCTCGGCGGAATGCTGCTCGAACTCCCTCATGAACGTTCGCAACGTGGACGCTCCCAGTGGTTCAACACGCTCCAGGCCTTCAGTGTTGATGAAAAACTTCCGGCAGGCCGTGGCTTCCTCGCGCAAGACGAGAGCCAGAGAAGTCGCAGAATGGGGGTCCAAAACGCCCTCCAATCGCACATGCAGGTTGCCCATGCTTTTTCTGGTCCGCATCCGAAACGTCGAATTCATGATGGTATCTCCTTTAAAGGTTGTCCGGCCTGTGAATTATATAACTACTCAGTATACAAGTTAAAGAAATGGATACCGGCCTTCGCCGTTATGACTTCAACATATATCGACCAGCTTCATCCGCCATTCCGGTGCAGGTCGGAATCCAGTTGTTTTTCGTGGTGTTCAACAGCCCTATCATTTTACAAATTTCGCTTGCAGAGCAGTTTCAAAGATATTATCCGTGGCGGAACAATGGTCGGATTACAGGTTCAATCCACTCTTCTGGGCTTTCGATCCGGCTTGAGAAGGAAGATATAGAAATTGATTTTTTTTATCAACTAGATTTTTCACTTTTTTTCATCTTCCCCATTTCGGCCATTCAGCAGTCATCCTCTCCAGGCAATCGCTCCAGGCTCAAGATGCAATAGGCCGAAGTGTACACCCCTTCAAGGCTCTCCAACCGAAATTGTCCGTCCATCAACCCGACCAGCTTCCTGACCATGGCCAGACCCAGCCCGCAACCATAAAATTTCTTGGTCAATCCCGATTCAACCTGATCAAATGGCTCGAGAACACGTTCCAAGCAATTCTCGGGAATCCCCATGCCCGTGTCATGGACGCTCATGCAAACCCGAACCCGACCGTTCCTCGTCTCGGACAAACAAGAAGCCTCGACGCGAATTTCACCTGAAGGAGTAAATCGTAGGGCATTGTCCAACAGATGACGAAGAATCTGTTTCAATCTTACAGCGTCTCCCAAAAGCGGTTCCCTGACGGAAAAATCCTTGCTGACCACGAAATCCAGCCCCTTTTCTACACAGGCTGGAGTATACTTCTGCTCGACATCACGCAGGATGTCGGCCATATTTAACGGTTTGCGTTCCAACTGGACGCAGCCTGGATTCAAGGTGTTGTAATCCAAGATATCCCGGACCGCTCGGTCCAATGTCTCGCAAGAAACCAGCCCCTGGTCGACGTACTCCAGCTGCTCCGCGTCCAGGCTCGTCTCCCGCAGCACCTGCAACATCCCTTTCACCCCGTTGAGCGGGGTCCGCAATTCATGGTTCACGGTGCGCAAAAACTCGCACTTAAGAGCCTTGGTCTCATCCACGAAGCACCGGGCCTCGTCGAGCAAGTCTCTCACGGCGGAGGACGTTTCCCGCGGTACGCGAAGCCGAAACGCCTCGTCTTTCCGCCGGAGCGTCGCATTACTTTCCTCCAATTCCGCGACCCTGGCATTGAGTTGTCGAACCACGCGGCAGGCATCCGCCGGCCAGACCATGACCGGTTCAGCGGCCAGGCAATCCTCACGAGAGCGGGCCTGGAGACTGGGACGAACAGTACCGGATTCGACGGCCCGCAGCACCTCTTCGGAAGGCTTCTTCGGGACATCGACGGGCCGCTTGGAACTGCAAACACCATCTTCGACAAAGCCGCTCCATCTTCGACGCACCAAAGCGCTGAGTCTGTTTACCATCGTCCACCTCCGTAATCTTATCGATGTTGGAATTGCGGGGATCAGCCGTCCAGTTCCGACAATAGTTCGTCAAGGACCCTGGCCACGGCCTCCCGGTCCATCACGCCTTCGTGGCGATACCGCTCGCGGCCCTGGTGATCGAAGAACAAATGAGCCGGAATCGTGGTCACGCCGTAGCCCGAGGCCGTCCCCGCCTGTTGGAAGACGTCCACTTGGCGGATAAACACTCGCTCCCCATGGCTTTGCCGGATCATCTCCAGAGTCGGCTCCATGTCTCGGCAGGCCGGGCAATGCTCGGCGGTCAACTGAAGCAAAGCGACCTTTCCCGCTGCACCGGGCGGTGGTCCGCCTGTTCCACCCCGTGAACCGTCCGATCCAAAATATACCGTGGCCACCAGCAACAGGATCAGGACCAGAACCACTAGCCGTTTGCCGCCCCAGGCCGAAGGACTCGCCGCCACGCCAGTCATGCGTGGCTCCCGTCGCCATGCTCGCTATACATCACCGCCTCCCGGCATTCGGCCATGGCTCTCCCCTTGCTTCCGATGAACATCAACCGGGGCCCGATGCGTCGGCATTGGTGCATTCCTTCCCTGAAGACCGTGCAAGCGAGAGTAT contains these protein-coding regions:
- a CDS encoding HAMP domain-containing sensor histidine kinase, whose protein sequence is MVNRLSALVRRRWSGFVEDGVCSSKRPVDVPKKPSEEVLRAVESGTVRPSLQARSREDCLAAEPVMVWPADACRVVRQLNARVAELEESNATLRRKDEAFRLRVPRETSSAVRDLLDEARCFVDETKALKCEFLRTVNHELRTPLNGVKGMLQVLRETSLDAEQLEYVDQGLVSCETLDRAVRDILDYNTLNPGCVQLERKPLNMADILRDVEQKYTPACVEKGLDFVVSKDFSVREPLLGDAVRLKQILRHLLDNALRFTPSGEIRVEASCLSETRNGRVRVCMSVHDTGMGIPENCLERVLEPFDQVESGLTKKFYGCGLGLAMVRKLVGLMDGQFRLESLEGVYTSAYCILSLERLPGEDDC
- a CDS encoding co-chaperone YbbN, with protein sequence MTGVAASPSAWGGKRLVVLVLILLLVATVYFGSDGSRGGTGGPPPGAAGKVALLQLTAEHCPACRDMEPTLEMIRQSHGERVFIRQVDVFQQAGTASGYGVTTIPAHLFFDHQGRERYRHEGVMDREAVARVLDELLSELDG